The genome window TGCCCCGGCGCCCGGCCGCTCCCGACAACTTCTACGATTTCGTGCTGCAGAAGCCCGCCTCGGGCGAGCACGGCCAGAAGCTCTATTACGACAACGGACCGCCCGAGGCCCTGGCCTGGACGATCCGCCGAGCGACCGGCAGGCCGATCGCCGAGTTGTTGTCCGAACTGGTCTATCAGCCGCTGGGGCCCGAACGCGACGCCTTCTATTCGGTGGATCCCACCGGCGCGGAGTTCACGGCGGGCGGCCTGGCCATGACGATGCGCGACATGGCCCGCTTCGGCGAACTGCTGCGCAATCAGGGAAGCTGGAATGGCAGACAGGTGGTGCCCCAGTCCTTCATCGACGACCTGCACCATGGCGGCAACCGCGCCTTTCATGCCGAAAGCCGCTTCGCCGCCGCCAATCCCGGCGGCGCCTACCGCAACTACTTCCACGTCGATGGCGGACGGTGGCAGGGCCTGTGCGCCCATGGCCGCTATGGACAGCGGATCTACGCCTCGACCAAGGCCAAACTGGTGGTGGCCCAGTTCGGCGCGGCGCCGGGCACGTCGCCGCACCCGTTCGAGGTGCCCATCGCGCGGCTGCATGCCGAGCTGGCGGATCTGTTGAACGGCTGAGTCCGCGCGGTTCGTCCGTGTAGTCCGGGCCGGGGCCGACATCATGCGTCCCCGGCCTTTCGTTCAGGCCACGCGCCTGGCCTGCCCGGCCCAGTAGCGTTCCTTCACCTCCTTGCGCGACAGCTTGCCGTTGCCGTTCTTGGGCAGCTCGGCCACGAAGTCCACCGAGCGTGGCTTCTTGAAGTCGGCCAGCAGGGCGGCGCAATGCCGGATCAGCGTGTCGGGGTCGGCCTGTCCGCCTTCCTTGAGCACGACCACGGCCTTGACCGCTTCGCCCCAGGTCTCGTCCGGCACGCCGATCACGCAGGTCTCGTACACCGCCGGGTGGCGGTACAGCGCGGCCTCGACCTCCGACGGATAGACGTTGAAGCCGCCGGAGATGATCATGTCCTTCTTGCGGTCGACGATGTACAGGTAGCCCAGCTCGTCCATGCGCGCGAGGTCGCCCGTATGCAGCCAGCCGCCCTCGAGCGCGGCGGCCGACAGCTCGGGCTCGCGCCAGTAGCCGGCGAAGACGTCGGGACCGCGGACCACGATCTCGCCGATCTCGCCCGGCGCGACTTCCCTGCCTTCGTCGTCGAACAGCCGCAGGTCGGATTCGCCGAACACGCGGCCGCAGGACGACAGCAATTCATCCCGGCCGTTCTCGATGGCGTCGCGGTGGTCCTGGATGCTCAGGGTCACCAGCCCGCCCGTGGTCTCGCCGGCGCCGTAGCCCTGCGACAGCACCGGGCCGAAGGCGCGCCAGGCCTCGCGTATGCGCGCGGGCGCGATGGGGGCCGAGCCGTAGGTCATGGTCTTGAGCGAGCCCAGGTCGTAGTTCTTCAGGCCAGGGTGGGCCAGCAGCATGTTGATCATCGTGGGCACGACGAAGGCATGGGTGACGCGGTACTTCTGCAGCGAATCCAGATAGACCTCGGGCGAGAAGCGCTCGTGCAGCAGCAGCGTGCCGCCCTGCGCCAGGAAAGGCTGCATGAACATGCCGCTGGCATGCGTGATGGGGCCGGCCAGCGCCAGCACGTCGCCGGGCTGCGCGCGCATGCGTCCCATGACGACCTTGCGGATGGAGGCCATGCGGTTGCCGGTGGTCTGCATGGCGGCCTTGAGCTTGCCGGTCGAGCCGGAGGTGAAATGCAGCACCGCCAGGTCGCCCGGCTCCAGTTCCACGTCGGGGCTGTGGGTGGGCTGGCTGGCAATGAAGTCCTCGTAGGGGCGGTAGCCCGGCGCCTCGGCGCCGAAGACGATGCGGTGCCGGATGGAGGGAATGCCGTCGGCGATGGCCGACAAGCGCTCCGCGTGGACCGGGCCAGCGATCAGTACCGCGGGTTCGGCGTTCGAGAGGGTGTCGCGCGCTTCTTCGTCGGACAGCCGGGCGTTCAGCGCGACCTTGACCAGGCCGGCCTTGTACAGGGCGCTCTCGATTTCGATCAGCTCGGGCTGGTTCCACGACTGGATGGCCACGCGTTCGCCCTTGGCCAGGCCCAGCGCCAGCAAGGCGTGGGCCAATTGGCTGGATCGCTGGTCCAGCTCGCGGTAGCTCAGGGGCTGGTCGCGGAAGATGACCGCCGGCCGGTTCGGCCAGTAGCGTGCGCTGCGGGTAAGAAAACGTCCAATGTTCATATGCGCCTCGAAGGTTGTCGAACGAAGCGGATACTAGAGAGCCGCGAGGGCCGCGCGATAAGCCAGGCGCGCGCGGCGATAACCCTGGGGAATCCCGGAATGGATAACGGCGTGGAATGGAGATCGGCGATTCAGGCATCCGGCGGCCGCTGCCGCGTAGCAAACTGCCGCACATCCATCGAAACGAGATCCAGGAGACGAACATGCGGATACTTGCCCGCTTCCGTGCATGGCTGGCCGTCCTGCTGTTGGGCGCCGGGGCCGCCCATGGCGCCTATCCGGACCATGCGGTCAGGCTCGTCGTGCCGTTCTCGGCCGGCGGGCAGTTCGACATCGTCGCGCGCCTGTTCGCCAAGTACGCGGGCGAACGGCTGGGCCAGCCCGTCGTCGTGGAGAACGTCGGGGGAGGCGGCGGCAACATCGGCGCGGCCAAGGTGGCCAATGCCGCGGCCGACGGCTACACCCTGCTTACGCTGGGCGGCAATCACACGATGGCCAAGGCGATATACGCGAATCCCGGCTTCGCGCTGGAGGATTTCGCGCCCATCGCGCTGATCAGCGCCTCGCCCCACGTCGTGCTGGCCAACGCGGCAGCGCCCTTCAAGACCATGCAGGAGATGGTGGCCTATGCCAAGCGCGCGCCTGGCAAGTTGAGCTATGGCAGCCCGGGGGTCGGCTCCTCCATGCACCTGACCTTCGAGATGATCAAGCACCGCTACGGGCTGGACATCGTCCACGTCCCGT of Pigmentiphaga sp. H8 contains these proteins:
- a CDS encoding serine hydrolase encodes the protein MEDLQSQAAAYRGHPPVEVMTGYPPPAGSRVTPENWFKLPYLRWSLMNRSLSVPTVDVWRGAGPVSALSVGPALPEDVKVTGLDGKPAPLLDHLRSLEVDGLLVMHDGAIVFERYFHGMRPQMRHGTASVSKSFLGVVAGVLAHQGVLDFSRQASYYVPEMRGAAMGGATLQQLLDMQAGIVRPSLDGRPGNLGPQDGGVYEILGLLPRRPAAPDNFYDFVLQKPASGEHGQKLYYDNGPPEALAWTIRRATGRPIAELLSELVYQPLGPERDAFYSVDPTGAEFTAGGLAMTMRDMARFGELLRNQGSWNGRQVVPQSFIDDLHHGGNRAFHAESRFAAANPGGAYRNYFHVDGGRWQGLCAHGRYGQRIYASTKAKLVVAQFGAAPGTSPHPFEVPIARLHAELADLLNG
- a CDS encoding tripartite tricarboxylate transporter substrate binding protein, which encodes MRILARFRAWLAVLLLGAGAAHGAYPDHAVRLVVPFSAGGQFDIVARLFAKYAGERLGQPVVVENVGGGGGNIGAAKVANAAADGYTLLTLGGNHTMAKAIYANPGFALEDFAPIALISASPHVVLANAAAPFKTMQEMVAYAKRAPGKLSYGSPGVGSSMHLTFEMIKHRYGLDIVHVPYRGGANALSDLAGGQVQLGIVAIAPAMEFIKAGRIRALAVTSGSRSGVLPDVPALAEIGYPELDAASWMGLAAPARTPAAVVDRWNAVVLAFQRDPAVAAQLQEMGFRSRATTPQEFKAYIDAEAKAYTEVVRRTGIRAD
- a CDS encoding AMP-binding protein → MNIGRFLTRSARYWPNRPAVIFRDQPLSYRELDQRSSQLAHALLALGLAKGERVAIQSWNQPELIEIESALYKAGLVKVALNARLSDEEARDTLSNAEPAVLIAGPVHAERLSAIADGIPSIRHRIVFGAEAPGYRPYEDFIASQPTHSPDVELEPGDLAVLHFTSGSTGKLKAAMQTTGNRMASIRKVVMGRMRAQPGDVLALAGPITHASGMFMQPFLAQGGTLLLHERFSPEVYLDSLQKYRVTHAFVVPTMINMLLAHPGLKNYDLGSLKTMTYGSAPIAPARIREAWRAFGPVLSQGYGAGETTGGLVTLSIQDHRDAIENGRDELLSSCGRVFGESDLRLFDDEGREVAPGEIGEIVVRGPDVFAGYWREPELSAAALEGGWLHTGDLARMDELGYLYIVDRKKDMIISGGFNVYPSEVEAALYRHPAVYETCVIGVPDETWGEAVKAVVVLKEGGQADPDTLIRHCAALLADFKKPRSVDFVAELPKNGNGKLSRKEVKERYWAGQARRVA